ttgacaaccaaaaatatctccaggtaTTGCCATGATGCCAAATGCCAAATGTCCCGAGGTCGGGGATTAACAGCAGAGCAAACTCACCCCTCGGGTGAAAACCCCTGCCCGAAATGATGCCTGAGAACGCTGTCCACGAGTTTGAGACAGCAGCAGTGATTAAGTTTGTTCTGCAAAAGGAGAAACGAAATCAAAAGAGCAACGCGTGCTGATGGCAGTGAGTCTGGGACCTTGGAACTTGGCTGTGAGAGACAGAACAGCCCCGGAGAATTCTCTGAAAAGCTCTCTTCCGGGCCACCCTCCTAACTTAAGCTTCTGTGGTCCCAGTCCACTCCTTCAGGCCCAGTCAACTCTGCAAAACCCAAGCCACGTTCCAAGGAAACATTTCTGGAGGGCAACATAGAATCGTTAACGTGATGAGAGGCAGAATGGCAGAGGAGTTCAGATGCAGGCTCTGCACATACAATCCGGATGAATCTCCCCTAGTGCTGGGTGAGAAGGGCCAGGCCCAGAAGAGCACCTGCTGTATGAATCTACTGACTCGAAGGTCAAGAGCAGGCAAAACTGATCTCAGTGATGGAGGTCAGAACAGTTACCTCTTGCGGTGGTGTTGCCTGCAGACAGGTCTCAGAAACAGAAATGTTCTCTGCCTTTATCTTGGTGCTGGCTACACTGGACACTCACGATACTCACAGAGCTATGCACTTAGGATTCAtcacctaaaaaagaaaagaaagaaagaaagaaaaaatgttgactCTGGAGACAACAATTGTCTGGGTTTAAGTTTCAGCCCTGAGGATGGTTCTGGTTACCTTGGAGCATTTGGTGAGAGGTTAATACACTACACAGGACATGCAGGAAGGGAATAATAAGGATTTGCATCATTATAATTAAAAGAACTGCACTTCCAGCCAGCCAGGCAAAGCAAAGGATGAAGAGAGCTACTCTGAATTTCTCTGCTGccctccccccgccccgcctCACCTCCCATGCATTGAACACAGAGTGCATATGTAAGTCCTCCCACCCAACCACGAAGACAGGCACACCTGccatctttctctgtcttctccagTTCCTTCCAGGTTCTCTCCGGAGGATTGCTTCGGAGCTGCCCCTGTTTGCAGAGCTCTTCATCAATAGACTGCATATCTACAGAATAGCATGGTGTGGATTACACAGTTCATCGCTGGAGACCGGGGTGCTGTACTGCGTCTCCTCCACAGTTATTCTCGGCATCAGCAGCCCTGGCTCTTAGCATCCGTTTCTTTACATTTGAAGGTGGAGCATAAGAACTGCAGTGAAACAGATCAGATGGGGGCAGATGggatttctctttcccttccccacaCGATTCCTCAGTGGATCTATCCTGATACCTTCACTGCTATTTGCTCCCTGCtatcttttattcttctcttttgaaACTGGCTGAGTTGAAAGGAAGTAAACAAGTGGGCGAGCGTGTGGAAAGGGCATTAGACGGCGTGTCCAGACACCTGGACTCTAGAGCCAGTATCTAGTTATGTGATTGATTGACATGTGTTTTAGCTTTTTGGCACCGCAGGTTCtaggctgttttgttttttttttaatgtgttaaatGAAGTGATTGGTCTAGATCTGTGGTTTTTGAATGCATGTCAGTCATGGAAACCTTCCTACAAACAGAATCTCTAACAGAAAATGTTAAAACCTAAAAGCAATTTTGTTTGGGTTGAAACGAGGTGGGCAGTCAGGAACCCACCCTTTCATCCTCTGTGTCCTCTCCCATCTCCCACAGCAGCCCCCAAAGTCGCTCCACAAGATCCTGGGACTTGGGGTCCTAGAGCACGATGTCTAAACCGTCAGATGTACCTATTTAGAAACTCATTTTCTGCTCGTCAAGTGCGCCGGCCTCTGCCCTCCATTAGAGCAGCGAGGACTAGCCTTCGAAACCCCAGCGCACAGAGGAGAGTGCAGGTGCAGCTGACAGCGTACAAGGCCTTGAAAAGCTGCCCGGACAGAATTTCCCCAACGGTGCCCTATGGACTATCAGTCCCAGAGATGCTTGGCCAAAAAGGGGAATACAGAGGGTAGGGGCACCTTGCCTCAAAGGAATTGAGTTTGAGAGCCTCTGTCTATCATCTGCCCCTACCAGAGACTAAACGCACAGTAGCTTCTTCTCTCTGGCCAGCAGGAAGCCTGATTCATGTTGCTTAATACAAcatttcccaaatttatttgGCCACAAAATTCCTTTCTCCCCATAACTCCTATGAATATCACGAGAAACACTTGGAGATCAGAAAGGCCTTCACAAAGGGAGCTTTTAAAGACTGAGTtacaaggctcaaaataaatgaggAATCCGAGAAGacgaagggaagagggagaaggacgCTGGTTTGGGCTCTAGAGGGCTTTACCACGAGGGCGGAGCAAGGCCCACCGTCATGATTCCAAAGACCACCCAGAACTCACTCGCTGTCTGTCGGTGCCTTTCTGCAGCTCATCCTAGAGGGCAGACAGAGGCCAGGGTTGCTGTGTTCGTGGCCCGAGGCTCCTGACCGTCTGAAGGGGACTGTGGGTGTTAGAAGTGAAGAGGGCAGGCCCCTCCTCTgttctccccttcctcctggtAGTGCCTCGCTGTAGCAAATCTTTCCCTGGAAAGGGCAGAACAATGAATTACCCTGTTAAATCACTTCAGCAGATAACCCACCTTTGTGCTGGGACCACACGGATGCATAAGATATGAACAGCTTAGAGCCCAGTCATGAAATGGGCAACTCAACAAACAGCCCCACCCTCAAGCTCTGCACAGGGGACTGGGGGCACAGAGAAGGGCCCCTCCCCTGACCAGCTGTCAGGAGAACCGTCCACACGTTCTGTTCCTCCAAGGTTGGGATCTAAGGCGTAGGAAGAGAAGACAGGCTCCAAGCACAGAGAATTGCaggagcaaaggcacagaggcacCCGGGACCCTCGAGCAGCCATGGCTGGAGCCACGTGTCGCAGGACGGAGAGCGTGTGAACAGCGGGGACTGGAAGCGGAGGGAGCCTACCGGGGAGCAGTTGCGGGCGTTCATGCTGCAGAGAGTTGCTGACAGtaggagggaagaagaggaagggggaGTGGAAGATAACTCAGCGGGGGTGAGCCGGTGCCTGGAAGAGAGGGATGTGTGAGCGGGATGAGGAAGTCAGCAGAAGCTGGCTGGAGGCGGGAGGTGGAAAGACAAGTTCAGTCCTCAGCAACTTAGCAGGTTATATAAGAACTCGGGGCCTGGATGACGATGATCATAATCATGACGGGGAGGAGGACAAAGACGTCTAGGAGCTCTCTCTGTCATCTCTCtcgctctttttctttccttcctggttGTGGGAGTTtgcagggaggcaggaggtggtGAAGAACAGTAATTAGAAGAGAGTTTGTGTCATCATCAGAAAGCACCTGGGGCAAGTGGAGTTGGGGCTAGCTTCTCCATCCATCCCTGATACCCCAGCCCCATTCATCATGCAGCAGAAGACAGGCTGGGCTGCCCAGCTGGGTCCTGTGCCCCCACCACCCCACAACCCCACTGGTCCATATTTAGGATCCCTTGTCTTTGACTCCCTTCCTTCCCTGTGACTCACCTAAGCCTGACCCTACACTCCCTATCCCGGccactgcctcagcttcctccaaCCCCAGCTTGGGATGAACCATCTCCCTGCAGAGGCAGAGAACCAATGACACTACACGCTAACCAGGGCCATGATGCAAACAGAACGCCAAGGCGCCCTCCGCTTAGGATGCATTATATTCGGGGTAGACGCTGAATTCTAGTAACACATTCCCTGCGGTGTTTTCACATCCAGACACACCGGAGCCTTGTTCCAGCCTCACTGTGGGCGAAGGCCCCGGGCTCACCTCCAGCCTCAGGCTGGCTCTGGCTGCTGCCCCTGTTCCATCCTGGCTAGTGGAACTGAACAGGCCGGAGCTCCACAGCCCCCGCTGCTGCCCGCTGGAAGTTCTGCTGACTCCAACCTCAGGCCCCTGCCTGCTTCTAAATCTACACGCTCCTGCTCCTTCCTGCCCCTGCTGGCCTGTCAGAATGCCACTCCCTTCTGCCAAGACCTCGGGCGTTGCTACAGCCCAGCCCCGTCTTTATTGCCATTGGGGCTCTGTCCTCTGGCAGAGCCCATCCCATTGCCACCCACATCTGGGACAGCAGACTTCCCAATTTCCTCCAGAATCCGTTTCTTCCAAAAAGCTTGGCACATCTTAGCTGCCAGCA
Above is a window of Callithrix jacchus isolate 240 chromosome 8, calJac240_pri, whole genome shotgun sequence DNA encoding:
- the LOC103795502 gene encoding uncharacterized protein LOC103795502, translated to MNARNCSPGKICYSEALPGGRGEQRRGLPSSLLTPTVPFRRSGASGHEHSNPGLCLPSRMSCRKAPTDSDSYAPPSNVKKRMLRARAADAENNCGGDAVQHPGLQR